The genomic segment TCAGGACTTGCCGGCAGAACGTCCTGGTTGAGGCCATCGAGGGCATTGATGTATTGGCCGAGCTGGCTTTGCTCGCTCAGCATGCCCTCCACCAGTTCCCGGTGCTGGCTGTCCGGTTCCAGTCGCCGAAGCAGCAGCTGGGCATAGGTGCGCAGGGCGGAGAGCGGATTGCGCAGCTGGTGCACCAGCGTCTGCGTCTGGCGACGCTGGTCGACGAGGGCCTCTCGCAGCTGCAGGCATTCAAGGTCGAGTGTCAGTGCATGGCTGATCGCAACAGCACTGCTGCGGAGTCGCTCGTCCAGTGCAGGACTCCAATCGGCTTCAGAGGGGATCTCGGCGCGCAGTGCACCGAGGATGAGCGAGCCGTCCTGGAGTGGGTACCAGCGTCGATCCCGAGATGGCACTCGAAGAGCATGATCACGTTCGACCGCAGGCAGTTGGCGTTCACCCACTGGCCACTGTCGAACCAGTTCCAGCGCAGGGCCTGGATTGTTTTCAGGACGGCTGAGATAAAGGGCCAGCTGTCGCAGATTTGTGTCTTGACAGAGTGCAGATAGCAACCTGTCCGAAAACCCGAGAAATCGGTCTGTCAACGGCATCGAGACGGGTGTGCGGATGACAGGAGGAGGTGGACCACCCAGGGGGGCTTGAAAAATCTAGGAAAAGTCTTAAGATTTGAGGACTGACCGAGGCTAAGCTCACAAGAGCGGCTGCCCGCCAGACCTTGTAAAGGTTGCAATTTCTATGCGACCGAGGTTACAGCAGAGGTTGAAGAGTCCCCTGCTGTTTCCGGCTCCGGCCTAGCTGGGTTGCTGGTGTTCCGATGGCTGCTGCACGGCTGCAGTCATCTTGTGACGCGGTCCTCTGACGTCCATGCGTCGCCCAGTCCATCTCAATTGATC from the Synechococcus sp. KORDI-100 genome contains:
- a CDS encoding sensor histidine kinase KdpD, which codes for MPLTDRFLGFSDRLLSALCQDTNLRQLALYLSRPENNPGPALELVRQWPVGERQLPAVERDHALRVPSRDRRWYPLQDGSLILGALRAEIPSEADWSPALDERLRSSAVAISHALTLDLECLQLREALVDQRRQTQTLVHQLRNPLSALRTYAQLLLRRLEPDSQHRELVEGMLSEQSQLGQYINALDGLNQDVLPASPDPGSPLLLPPGLSSNTVCLQERLRPLIDRAAATASLQGRPWHGPPRWPAWSTDLSTPGTDAIVEIVANLLENAFRYSPAGQSIGLNLLDDGLAVWDSGPPIQEADRERIFQRGFRGAAGQERSGTGLGLALARDLAEQHAGALDLLTQPSCLVPDLPSQGNAFRLRWPSPATQTSTG